The proteins below come from a single Benincasa hispida cultivar B227 chromosome 4, ASM972705v1, whole genome shotgun sequence genomic window:
- the LOC120076224 gene encoding uncharacterized protein LOC120076224: protein MTLRSGRALEERRMNPRNSSPSKEHITRSMDQEERTLQTTSHSETSTSDARKPDVPLNAPFPRRSMKKNDEHQFKRFLELLKQLHINIPLIEALEQMPTYVENFKDILTKKRRVGEKEVIALMQECNALVSNNLPKKQKDPGSFTVPCSIEGLDVGHSLCDLGAIINLMPLSIFKGIGEAQPTSVTLQLADRKIKYPEGKIEDVLVKVDNLIFPTDFII from the coding sequence ATGACATTGCGGAGTGGAAGagctcttgaagaaagaagaatgaatccAAGAAATAGCAGTCCTTCGAAAGAACACATTACACGTTCAATGGATCAGGAAGAAAGAACACTTCAGACTACAAGCCATTCAGAAACTAGTACGTCTGACGCGAGAAAGCCTGATGTGCCGCTGAACGCACCATTCCCTAGGCGttcgatgaagaagaatgatgaacatcAATTCAAGCGCTTTCTTGAGCTCCTAAAGCAGCTGCACATCAACATTCCACTTATAGAGGCTTTGGAGCAGATGCCAACATATGTAGAAAATTTTAAGGACATTTTgacgaagaaaagaagagtTGGTGAGAAGGAAGTGATAGCACTAATGCAGGAATGTAACGCGTTAGTAAGCAATAATCTACCAAAGAAGCAGAAGGACCCTGGGAGCTTCACAGTTCCTTGTTCGATAGAAGGATTGGATGTGGGTCATTCGTTGTGCGATCTAGGAGCCATCATTAATCTCATgccactttcaatttttaagggGATTGGCGAAGCACAACCTACTTCTGTCACCCTTCAGCTTGCTGACAGAAAAATTAAGTACCCAGAAGGGAAGATTGAAGACGTTTTGGTGAAGGTTGACAATCTCATATTCCCAACAGACTTTATTATCTAG